AGGAACAATGATGTGTGCAGCCTAATGATAAGAAGTCAATGCACTTACGAGCCATGAACAAAGCACCAAGAAACTTTTCTTGCCGTTTAATCCTTTTGCTTCTACAAAGTTTTGCCGCAGAATTAGCCAAAGAAGACAAATATCCATTCTCTCATATAATGCTTAAGTCAATATTTGTTTAACTAAGTCTTCAAAATATAATCGAACGCTATTCATATCTATTGGTATTTTAAGGTAGAATATAAAGTTTCAAATTCCTCTTAGTTTATTTTTGGCCGACATTTATTACTAATACCGTATTGGTGTACCGCCAACACTGAGGCTCATTTGACTCAGTAAATTTGTGGAAGTTACTTGACAATATTTTTCTCACTGGTCGTTTAGTTGCTACTAGTTTataataattacatttttctGTCCCGTGGGCTCTGACATTGGTGGGCTTGTGCATATGTCTAGCAGTCAAAACATGCAGAGCTGCAGCATAAATCATGGGTGCGGGACAAAGCAGCATCCTGAGTCTCTGATGGGATTAGGGGATCTCTAACTACAGTCACTGATAGTTGTGTCCTAATGCAGCAGAGCTGATAGATAGCACAGCCAACACAAGAAAAGCATAGTTttacatatatgtactgaccGAAATATCGTTTGTATGACCAAAACTGTACAGCAGACCTAAAGagattgtctcatgaagacaaacgGACAAAATAAGAAGCGCTCTGTTAGACGATTTAAATGTGGGGCCAAATGTGTTAAAATGGAGGAAAATAGTTAAAAGAAGAAAATCAAATCCAATTTCAACCATTATTTTTCCAGTGTTATTTAGGAGATGAATGCAGGAACCTGATTGTTTCTGGCGTGCCTCCACCCCTTTTTTTCTTTGCTCTAGCTTTAATAAATAATCTTTACTATATGTGCATACAAAAATGACCTTAGAATCTTAAATCACAAAGTCAACTGTTGTTAGTCATAAATGCTTATATAAAGGTCTACATCAAGATCGCATTAAGAGCTTACATACCATTGAGGCACACCATGCAGCTGCTTTGGGGTCATTAGAGACAGGGGACCCAACCTTGGTTAGTTCCATGCCCTTAGCTGCTGGGTAGCGAGAGCCTATATAGGACTTCCCTCTCCAGAGGAATTGCATTGTTAATAAACAAGGAGGTGGGAAAATAGTCCAATAGTTATGGAAAGGGGTTGGAGGCCGAAACAAACAAATATCAAGCCTTTCTTTCCTGGGTGGTAAAACTCAGCACTATAATAAGGTGCTCTGCTCTCTTTTATGTATGCCACTATTGAAGTTGTACATAGAATTAAAATCGTATTCCCCTTTGTTATCAATGGTTTTAAGATTAGTGAATTGTCTTGCACTTGCTTTATTAGGAAGTTATATTGAGACACTTGTCCTTTGTAGTTTAGTACAACTTTGGCTTTGCTACAGCAAACAGACATTGAGTAACAGGTTTAATTGGCCAGTTAAATAAGCTCCATTAACCGCAAGGTTCCGCCACATTTTAGTGGTTTGGATACTATACTCAAGTATTTTCCTTTTGTCAAAAATACATTATTTGTCAGCTCTCCAGAACATGTGCATTCAATAGCTCTAGATGTCAATGAGTAACTACTAATAGCTGCTATGCTGTTGGCCAGCCCGTCCTTACTAACAGAAATGTCAGGGAAAATGTTCTTTGCTTCTTTCTGAATTAGACATAGGGGATGGTTCTGGGTGAACTTTACTCTCCTAAAATGACAATATATATTTCATTGATAACACAGAAATGAGCTTTGTGCTGTGGAGTGAACACCCTTTAACTGCAAGTGTTAAATCAGGTATTGTATCAGAACGTTAACAGGTAAGGTGTATTTGCAGGATATCGCTTGCATTACAAATCTCAATCCACCAAATCATAACCTCACTGGTTAGCCTATAAGTAGACTATGAATGTcttcataaaataaattattccaAACATAAGTCTCATTAACAAGACCTCATTTATACTGCAATACTGTGCCtgtagaaatctatgggcccatactgtacctctgtgtgcctccaATTTTATACAAAAGCACACCGATGTTTTCTTATGGATTCATGGTATATTTAATCAAATgccgtattacagaggtattcattCCCctgtagaagcaatgcttctagggaagaatatggTACGTCACAGATGCACCAtacaggggtgtatatatagagtgCATACAGCTCCATAATAATGAACCacagggactctgtgtgccactGTGATgctctgtgtgcatgaggccttatgcctcatgcacacgaccatatgtaCCGGTCGGGTCCCGTCAGTGGTCCGtggaaacataggacatgtcctatctttgcacGGATCGGAAAGTTGGGTCCATTTTTACTGACCCGATTTACCCGCTAAAGTGTTGCCTTTATTACATCATAACAAAAGTCACTAAGCAATAATGTATTTATTGAGAAGACAGTCTTCCTATTAGTTGTTAGCGATATTCGATGCCTAATTATGGccaactatataaaaaaaatgtatgttcacTTCTGCTGAGCAGAAATTTGTGTGCCCCTCTAGGAAAACAAAGTATAAGTGTTTCTCCATTGACAAAAGAATAGAGTTTGCTAGAGCCCTCTTTATATGGATGGACTTAAGTTGGCTTAGtgggtttggctaaaaaaaatagtGTATACCAAGGCAAAAACCCAACCAGTAGGTAAACATAAATTGGAGAAAGGGTGGTCTAAAAATTGACAActgttttaaagaggacctgtcactaggtcatataagttgaactgattttctcacctgaatagcgctgtctcccttatTCCAGtgctttttctttctttcctggacagttccagagatatggcacactgttgtgttggctccctatatgctaattttctgtagttagccaacagggcgtgaactacccacaAGCTGCTTCGCACTgagtggtcagcatcagaggcagggaaactAGCTCCACCCCGTTTAACTACTGCAAATtatcatatagggagccaacacaacaatgGGCCATATatctggaatggggggggggggtggggtgttTCCAGGAAAAACAGCACAGAAATCAgagagacagcgctatacaggtcAGTTAATCCATTCAACTTATATGacgtagtgacaggtcctctttaataagtCTATGAAAGAGTAGACTGGACAAACATAATAATGAAGAAATTCACTTTCACAACATGTCATTCATAACTACAACAAACTTTTGGAGGCCCTAAACCCACTTAACAAGTGTCCTGTATGTTGAAGAAATAGTCTTACCTCACTAAGCCTGCAACATTCATCCATATATTTGTCCAGGCTGTCACTTGTTGGGCATCTTTTTAATTGATGCAAATTCTGGATATCATCAAAAGTGTCTTTGTAAAAGTCATCCATGGCTTTGGTTTCCTCCTCCATAGTAGAAGAAAGCTCTGTACTAAACAAAGTGATGGCTGCGGGTTCATTTTCCTCACTACATGGGGGTAAATCTAGCTCTTCCTCTTGGCAGTCAATAAAATCTTCTACACTATTTTCATTGTCGTCACCATCTTCTTTAACATGGTTCGTGTAGTCTTTAGATGGTTCTACATTTGAAAGAAAGGTAAGGTTCACGTCTACAGTTGCGCCTGCTCTTATTTCCACGTGACCTACAGTGGGTGATGAAGATGCACTAAGGACCCCAGAATCACAGGACGAATCTCTGCTGTGCATCACAAAACTCTTCTCAGAACCTTTGGGAGTAGAAGGTGAGTTTGCTCCGCTTGGCATCTCAACCCCAGAATCCTCTGACTCGAACTTGTACAACCTCTTGAACTGCTGAAGAGGGTCACACACCGGCAGTTCACTTATATTATTCTCTTTAGCTGGAACATCAGACGGACAATCTGAAGATGCATCTGTGTGATCGCATCGATCTCCGTTTAAACTATGAGCACTTAAAGAGTCATTTTCATAATCATTTATCAGTTTCTTCATGTGCGTCAGCACTACTTCTCCTTCAGATAAGACACTTTTCTTCcctatgaaaacaaaaaaaagttgtaaaatactgAAGAATATACACTAAAAGAATAAATATTTTTGGAtcatctttttgttttttctcaagCAATGTACTCAGAGATTCAGAATTATGTAGTAATTCAAGGTAAAATGTTTAAATAAGACAATTCTTTCCTTAGGTTCCTAACATTCTGTTCAGTGCATTTGCGCAGTATTGGAGCATCTTTTTCTTGTCAGTCTTTATCACTTTGGCCACATTCACACATTGTTTGGTAGGGAGTTTGTGGTTTAGTTCACAACGTCACCATTGAAGCACCAAATGTTTTGTTGGTTTTTGTTGTGCCCATTGTCAAAGCATATTTTACGCATATTTCAATTACCGGTGTTTGCCTTTCCCCATTGTGACcatcataacttctttatttttgctCCGACATGGCTGTCtgtttttactttgcactatgttAGCACATACATACATCCTGCCATATTACCCTGGTAGTTGCTAGGCTATTCATAAGCAACTAGCAATGTTAAAAGACTTAAATGGACCCTTGGCT
The nucleotide sequence above comes from Rhinoderma darwinii isolate aRhiDar2 chromosome 11, aRhiDar2.hap1, whole genome shotgun sequence. Encoded proteins:
- the LOC142663135 gene encoding uncharacterized protein LOC142663135 isoform X2 yields the protein MFNWHKSFAILPHWRRGKKSVLSEGEVVLTHMKKLINDYENDSLSAHSLNGDRCDHTDASSDCPSDVPAKENNISELPVCDPLQQFKRLYKFESEDSGVEMPSGANSPSTPKGSEKSFVMHSRDSSCDSGVLSASSSPTVGHVEIRAGATVDVNLTFLSNVEPSKDYTNHVKEDGDDNENSVEDFIDCQEEELDLPPCSEENEPAAITLFSTELSSTMEEETKAMDDFYKDTFDDIQNLHQLKRCPTSDSLDKYMDECCRLSEVNQGASKALGSGLGYLEHICQLIEKIGQLQEHNLKLQKQIFTLQKEDRVKQMKEEYFGQHCSCGAANIFLNPYQESKKHFPVRRNRPHSMFVQSGNQSDLSMIPEIGINSEKLGYKGNLAQTDGWRSPSILGLDLHPWGRVRDLLKKTKNKNQKLGLSSASLKRSCPQLYRPDIVHSEIKRRDRNSMIVFGQNVNRENAWSSLYVLNRKDEDM